One Dromiciops gliroides isolate mDroGli1 chromosome 3, mDroGli1.pri, whole genome shotgun sequence DNA segment encodes these proteins:
- the TRIM59 gene encoding tripartite motif-containing protein 59 isoform X1, whose amino-acid sequence MCRERERLAAEMHNFEEELTCSICYSIFEDPRVLPCSHTFCRNCLENVLQASGNFYMWRPIRIPLKCPNCRSTVEIPPPGIDSLPINFALRAIIEKYQQEEHPDVVTCPEHSSQPLNVYCLLDRQLVCGHCLTIGQHHGHPIDDLLSAYVKEKDTPPKLLEQLTDNHWIEVCLLIEKLEEQKSHFEEIIQSDKEIVLHYFKKLNDILDLKKDAFLSALHGVRTAIDEEYSPQIEKMKEIREQQLELMSLTTSLGEEESPLKFLEKVHNVRQRVQALKQKKLPTIKPLEIYPRIGQVLKEEWSRTEIGRIKKLMVPEIKLSSQQTPCALANEEKKPEFVKILSIFILTVFSGLLMLIILFNKHMLPILNDVSSVYFSEVSQSLYHTLSSNLWTVKETVCHTYHVLKGLIWDTISCCF is encoded by the coding sequence gAAATGCATAATTTTGAGGAAGAACTAACATGCTCCATTTGTTATAGTATATTCGAGGATCCTCGAGTATTACCATGCTCCCATACATTTTGCAGAAATTGTCTGGAAAATGTTCTTCAGGCATCTGGTAACTTTTACATGTGGAGACCCATAAGAATTCCTCTGAAGTGTCCTAACTGCAGAAGCACAGTTGAAATCCCTCCCCCTGGTATTGACTCTTTACCTATCAATTTTGCCCTGAGAGCTATAATTGAAAAATACCAGCAAGAAGAACACCCAGATGTTGTCACCTGCCCTGAACACTCGAGCCAGCCACTCAATGTTTACTGCCTGTTAGACCGCCAGCTGGTGTGTGGCCACTGCCTTACCATAGGCCAGCACCATGGCCATCCCATAGACGACCTTCTCAGTGCCTATGTCAAAGAAAAGGATACTCCCCCAAAACTTCTCGAGCAGCTGACTGACAATCACTGGATAGAAGTTTGTCTGCTTATTGAAAAGTTAGAGGAGCAGAAATCTCATTTTGAGGAAATTATCCAAAGTGACAAAGAAATTGTCCTCCATTATTTTAAGAAGCTTAATGACATATTAGACCTGAAAAAAGATGCTTTCCTATCTGCCTTGCATGGTGTTAGGACTGCAATTGATGAAGAATACTCTCCacaaattgaaaaaatgaaagaaataagagaacaaCAGCTTGAACTGATGTCACTGACAACATCTTTGGGAGAGGAGGAATCACCCCTTAAATTCCTCGAAAAAGTCCATAATGTTCGTCAGCGGGTACAGGCcttgaaacaaaaaaaactccCTACCATTAAGCCTCTTGAAATTTATCCACGAATTGGCCAGGTGTTGAAGGAAGAATGGTCGAGAACTGAAATTGGTCGCATAAAAAAACTTATGGTTCCAGAAATAAAGCTCTCTTCCCAACAGACACCATGTGCTCtggccaatgaggagaagaaacCAGAGTTTGTGAAGATCTTAAGCATTTTTATATTGACAGTTTTTTCAGGGCTATTGATGTTAATAATTTTGTTTAACAAGCACATGCTGCCCATTTTAAATGATGTGAGTTCAGTCTATTTCTCAGAAGTTTCTCAGTCTCTGTATCATACTTTGTCTAGCAACTTGTGGACAGTGAAGGAAACAGTGTGCCACACTTATCATGTGCTGAAGGGATTAATATGGGACACCATTTCCTGTTGTTTCTGA
- the TRIM59 gene encoding tripartite motif-containing protein 59 isoform X2: MHNFEEELTCSICYSIFEDPRVLPCSHTFCRNCLENVLQASGNFYMWRPIRIPLKCPNCRSTVEIPPPGIDSLPINFALRAIIEKYQQEEHPDVVTCPEHSSQPLNVYCLLDRQLVCGHCLTIGQHHGHPIDDLLSAYVKEKDTPPKLLEQLTDNHWIEVCLLIEKLEEQKSHFEEIIQSDKEIVLHYFKKLNDILDLKKDAFLSALHGVRTAIDEEYSPQIEKMKEIREQQLELMSLTTSLGEEESPLKFLEKVHNVRQRVQALKQKKLPTIKPLEIYPRIGQVLKEEWSRTEIGRIKKLMVPEIKLSSQQTPCALANEEKKPEFVKILSIFILTVFSGLLMLIILFNKHMLPILNDVSSVYFSEVSQSLYHTLSSNLWTVKETVCHTYHVLKGLIWDTISCCF, encoded by the coding sequence ATGCATAATTTTGAGGAAGAACTAACATGCTCCATTTGTTATAGTATATTCGAGGATCCTCGAGTATTACCATGCTCCCATACATTTTGCAGAAATTGTCTGGAAAATGTTCTTCAGGCATCTGGTAACTTTTACATGTGGAGACCCATAAGAATTCCTCTGAAGTGTCCTAACTGCAGAAGCACAGTTGAAATCCCTCCCCCTGGTATTGACTCTTTACCTATCAATTTTGCCCTGAGAGCTATAATTGAAAAATACCAGCAAGAAGAACACCCAGATGTTGTCACCTGCCCTGAACACTCGAGCCAGCCACTCAATGTTTACTGCCTGTTAGACCGCCAGCTGGTGTGTGGCCACTGCCTTACCATAGGCCAGCACCATGGCCATCCCATAGACGACCTTCTCAGTGCCTATGTCAAAGAAAAGGATACTCCCCCAAAACTTCTCGAGCAGCTGACTGACAATCACTGGATAGAAGTTTGTCTGCTTATTGAAAAGTTAGAGGAGCAGAAATCTCATTTTGAGGAAATTATCCAAAGTGACAAAGAAATTGTCCTCCATTATTTTAAGAAGCTTAATGACATATTAGACCTGAAAAAAGATGCTTTCCTATCTGCCTTGCATGGTGTTAGGACTGCAATTGATGAAGAATACTCTCCacaaattgaaaaaatgaaagaaataagagaacaaCAGCTTGAACTGATGTCACTGACAACATCTTTGGGAGAGGAGGAATCACCCCTTAAATTCCTCGAAAAAGTCCATAATGTTCGTCAGCGGGTACAGGCcttgaaacaaaaaaaactccCTACCATTAAGCCTCTTGAAATTTATCCACGAATTGGCCAGGTGTTGAAGGAAGAATGGTCGAGAACTGAAATTGGTCGCATAAAAAAACTTATGGTTCCAGAAATAAAGCTCTCTTCCCAACAGACACCATGTGCTCtggccaatgaggagaagaaacCAGAGTTTGTGAAGATCTTAAGCATTTTTATATTGACAGTTTTTTCAGGGCTATTGATGTTAATAATTTTGTTTAACAAGCACATGCTGCCCATTTTAAATGATGTGAGTTCAGTCTATTTCTCAGAAGTTTCTCAGTCTCTGTATCATACTTTGTCTAGCAACTTGTGGACAGTGAAGGAAACAGTGTGCCACACTTATCATGTGCTGAAGGGATTAATATGGGACACCATTTCCTGTTGTTTCTGA